Genomic window (Chryseobacterium mulctrae):
ATGTTCCAAAGCGATTTCTACTACCAAATCTTTTTTTCTTCCGGAATGCTATTCCATTGTCTTTTAGATGTTCTTTTGGACGTTTCCAAGCCATCGTAGCCGTTTTCAAGGTATTTCTGATACCACTTATAGAAAGTACTTCTTGCAATCCCAAAGCTTTCCAAGGTTCGTTTTACACCAATTTCACTCGTAGTAACTTCTTGAATAATTTCGTATTTCTCACTTGCTGATAATCTCATAAACTTTCTGTATTATGGTCAATCCAGCATGTCTAAGCTTTTTTTTACAATGTCATAGCGCAGAACCAAATCGGCAACCATTTCCTTCAGTCGGGCATTCTCTTTCTTCAAATCCGACACTTCATCACTCGTGGCTTCTCTAATGACATCGCCGTTGAGTCGTTTTTTACCGGCTTCCATAAATTCTTTGTTCCAGGAATAAAACTGAGATTGGCAATATTATGCTGTCGGCATAGTTCCGCTACAGAAGTTTCTGCACGAAGCCCTTCCATTACGATTAAAATTTTCTGCTCGGCTGTAAAGATCCTCCTTGTATTTTTACGGA
Coding sequences:
- a CDS encoding transposase, giving the protein METPKKKSSEKFIKDIRKNTRRIFTAEQKILIVMEGLRAETSVAELCRQHNIANLSFIPGTKNLWKPVKNDSTAMSLEKPRVMKCRI
- a CDS encoding helix-turn-helix domain-containing protein; the protein is MRLSASEKYEIIQEVTTSEIGVKRTLESFGIARSTFYKWYQKYLENGYDGLETSKRTSKRQWNSIPEEKKIW